A single genomic interval of Ficedula albicollis isolate OC2 linkage group LGE22, FicAlb1.5, whole genome shotgun sequence harbors:
- the LOC101816925 gene encoding nck-associated protein 5-like produces MSESVAEAPAAGSPAALGETGTSHELLQRLRELEAENSALAQANENQRETYERCLDEVANHVVQALLNQKDLREECIKLKKRVFELERQNQVLSDLFQQKLQLSTGSLPQLPLHPVPVPPDVPVTPQPGSAEQQPPPLLPGLCLSLPEVLPPVPSGSPGLSPGAPPLDALSPFFKKKAQILEVLRKLEETDPLLGPPPASPGSPEPCAPLACPRAPGAEAKGKAAGLASWFGLRRSKLPALSRRGDGGRGREWAGTPAPLRREVKLAARKLEAESLNISKLMEKAEDLRKALREEHAFLQGLALEKGRPRGPPRGPGPLPVMYQEVTAETFMQQLLDRVDGKDVPYETRLEHKRELCDLRRVPPDAKEPRLCRPPRNGIVGHLREPSDKVPDVGLRDELPSDESLSESGTAQHFAACGSLTRTLDSGIGTFPPPDYGGAPAKST; encoded by the exons ATGTCGGAGAGCGTGGCCGAGGCGCCGGCAGCCGGGAGCCCGGCAGCGCTGGGCGAGACGGGCACCAGCCATGAGCTGCTGCAGCGCCTGCGGGAGCTGGAG GCAGAGAACTCAGCCCTGGCCCAGGCCAATGAGAACCAGCGGGAGACGTATGAACGCTGCCTGGACGAG gtTGCCAACCACGTGGTGCAGGCACTGCTCAACCAGAAG gacctgcgTGAGGAGTGCATCAAGCTGAAGAAACGTGTCTTCgagctggagaggcagaacCAGGTGCTGAGCGACCTGttccagcagaagctgcagctctccacTGGGTCCCTCCCCCAG ctgccgCTGCACCCGGTGCCAGTACCCCCGGATGTCCCAGTCAccccccagccaggctctgctgagcaaCAGCCCCCCCCGCTGCTCCCTGgcctctgtctgtccctgcccgAG gtgcTGCCACCAGTGCCATCGGGCAGCCCTGGCCTCAGCCCTGGCGCCCCACCCCTGGATGCCCTGTCCCCCTTCTTCAAAAAGAAAGCCCAAATCCTGGAGGTGCTGCGCAAGCTGGAGGAGACAGACCCGCTGCTGGGGCCCCCCCCGGCCTCCCCCGGCTCCCCCGAGCCCTGCGCCCCCCTGGcttg cccccgggcgccGGGCGCCGAGGCCAAGGGCAAGGCGGCCGGGCTGGCGAGCTGGTTCGGGCTGCGGCGCAGCAAATTGCCGGCGCTGAGCCGGCGCGGGGACGGCGGGCGCGGGCGAGagtgggc TGGGACCCCCGCGCCCCTTCGCCGAGAGGTCAAGTTGGCCGCCCGCAAGCTGGAGGCCGAGAGTCTCAACATCTCGAAGCTGATGGAGAAGGCGGAGGATCTGCGGAAGGCGCTGCGGGAGGAGCACGCGTTCCTGCAGGGACTGGCGCTGGAGAAGGGGCGTCCCCGTGGGCCCCCGCGAGGCCCCGGCCCCCTGCCCGTCATGTACCAGGAGGTGACGGCCGAGACCTtcatgcagcagctgctggacag GGTGGACGGGAAGGACGTCCCCTACGAGACCCGCCTGGAGCACAAGCGGGAGCTTTGTGACCTCCGGAGGGTCCCCCCCGACGCCAAAGAACCGCGGCTCTGCCGCCCGCCCCGCAACGGCATCGTGGGACACCTGCGGGAGCCCTCGGACAAG GTGCCCGACGTGGGGCTCCGGGATGAGCTGCCGTCCGACGAGAGCTTGTCCGAGTCGGGGACGGCGCAGCATTTCGCTG CCTGCGGGTCTCTGACGCGGACACTGGACAGCGGGATCGGGACCTTCCCTCCCCCCGACTATGGCGGGGCCCCCGCCAagagcacc
- the LOC107604317 gene encoding nck-associated protein 5-like — translation PPEPLPGAVPAAVTKVPRKARTLEREVPSAEELLVPGKHRGAPSCRLPAPPSSHGHRAAPQDTGDDARKPRRVQQSKNWTFPNAKACGAADPFVCPPGGLEGLHRPVQAPVCSPAGHRGASPEAPPPLPPALSTSSSRTPSASDVGDEGSTEARSRDGGHGPAGLE, via the exons cccccggagccgcTGCCCGGGGCCGTGCCGGCCGCTGTCACCAAAGTGCCGCGCAAGGCCCGGACGCTGGAGCGGGAGGTGCCCAGCGccgaggagctgctggtgcctggaAAACACCGCGGCGCTCCGAGCTGCCGCCTCCCGGCGCCCCCCAGCTCGCACGGCCACCGCGCTGCCCCCCAAG ACACCGGGGACGACGCCAGGAAGCCGCGGCGTGTCCAGCAGAGCAAGAACTGGACCTTCCCCAACGCCAAAGCCTGCGGTGCTGCTGACCCCTTCGTGTGTCCCCCcggggggctggaggggctgcatcGGCCTGTGCAG GCCCCCgtgtgcagcccagcagggcatCGGGGGGCATCCCCAGAAGCCCCCCCACCTCtgccccctgccctgagcacgAGCAGCAGCCGGACCCCCAGCGCCTCGGACGTGGGGGACGAGGGCAGCACGGAGGCTCGCTCCCGGGACGGGGGGCACGGCCCCGCCGGGCTggag
- the TMBIM6 gene encoding bax inhibitor 1 isoform X1 codes for MNVFDRSINFDALFKFSHISASTQEHLKRVYGSFALCMFVAAAGAYVNVVTHLFQFGLLTGLGALGLMVWLTATPHSRETEQKRLGMLVGFAFLTGINLGPLLQMCISINPSIIPTAFLGTATIFACFSLSALYARRRSYLYLGGFLLSGLTLILLSSLINAFVRSTWLFTANLYVALMIMCGFVLFDTQLIIEKAESGDKDYIWHCVDLFLDFVNIFRELLMILGMSEVGEGPWAGQGRGTELPRGVGDRGTEPMVTVATLLLQNKKKEKK; via the exons ATGAACGTCTTCGACCGCAGCATCAACTTTGATGCCCTCTTCAAGTTCTCCCACAT CTCGGCCTCCACCCAGGAGCACCTGAAGAGGGTCTATGGCAGCTTTGCCCTCTGCATGTTCGTGGCAGCTGCGGGCGCCTACGTCAACGTGGTGACCCACCTTTTCCAG ttTGGGCTCTTGACTGGCCTGGGCGCACTGGGGCTGATGGTTTGGCTCACGGCCACCCCACACAGCCGTGAGACCGAGCAGAAGCggctggggatgctggttgGCTTCGCCTTCCTCACAG GTATCAATCTGGGACCCCTCCTGCAAATGTGCATCTCCATCAACCCCAG CATCATCCCCACTGCCttcctgggcactgccaccaTCTTCGCCTGCTTCTCCCTGAGCGCCCTGTACGCCCGGCGCCGCAGCTACCTCTACCTCGGAG GTTTCCTGCTCTCCGGCCTCACCCTGATTCTTCTCTCCTCCCTGATTAACGCCTTTGTGAGATCCACCTGGCTCTTCACG GCCAACCTGTACGTGGCGCTGATGATCATGTGTGGCTTCGTGCTCTTCGACACGCAGCTCATCATTGAGAAGGCGGAGAGCGGGGACAAGGATTACATCtg gcACTGCGTTGATCTCTTCCTCGACTTCGTCAACATCTTCCGGGAGCTCCTGATGATCCTGGGCATGTCCGAGGTGGGTGAggggccctgggcagggcagggcaggggcacagagctgccccgTGGCgtgggggacagagggacagagcccaTGGTGACCGTGGCCACTTTGCTCTTGCAGAacaagaagaaggagaagaagtGA
- the TMBIM6 gene encoding bax inhibitor 1 isoform X2, with product MNVFDRSINFDALFKFSHISASTQEHLKRVYGSFALCMFVAAAGAYVNVVTHLFQFGLLTGLGALGLMVWLTATPHSRETEQKRLGMLVGFAFLTGINLGPLLQMCISINPSIIPTAFLGTATIFACFSLSALYARRRSYLYLGGFLLSGLTLILLSSLINAFVRSTWLFTANLYVALMIMCGFVLFDTQLIIEKAESGDKDYIWHCVDLFLDFVNIFRELLMILGMSENKKKEKK from the exons ATGAACGTCTTCGACCGCAGCATCAACTTTGATGCCCTCTTCAAGTTCTCCCACAT CTCGGCCTCCACCCAGGAGCACCTGAAGAGGGTCTATGGCAGCTTTGCCCTCTGCATGTTCGTGGCAGCTGCGGGCGCCTACGTCAACGTGGTGACCCACCTTTTCCAG ttTGGGCTCTTGACTGGCCTGGGCGCACTGGGGCTGATGGTTTGGCTCACGGCCACCCCACACAGCCGTGAGACCGAGCAGAAGCggctggggatgctggttgGCTTCGCCTTCCTCACAG GTATCAATCTGGGACCCCTCCTGCAAATGTGCATCTCCATCAACCCCAG CATCATCCCCACTGCCttcctgggcactgccaccaTCTTCGCCTGCTTCTCCCTGAGCGCCCTGTACGCCCGGCGCCGCAGCTACCTCTACCTCGGAG GTTTCCTGCTCTCCGGCCTCACCCTGATTCTTCTCTCCTCCCTGATTAACGCCTTTGTGAGATCCACCTGGCTCTTCACG GCCAACCTGTACGTGGCGCTGATGATCATGTGTGGCTTCGTGCTCTTCGACACGCAGCTCATCATTGAGAAGGCGGAGAGCGGGGACAAGGATTACATCtg gcACTGCGTTGATCTCTTCCTCGACTTCGTCAACATCTTCCGGGAGCTCCTGATGATCCTGGGCATGTCCGAG AacaagaagaaggagaagaagtGA